The Carassius carassius chromosome 9, fCarCar2.1, whole genome shotgun sequence genome includes a region encoding these proteins:
- the LOC132148823 gene encoding acylpyruvase FAHD1, mitochondrial-like produces the protein MSARNIARFWEWGRKIICVGRNYADHAIELKNAVPSEPVLFLKPPSAYVTEGSPILLPFYTSILHHEVELGVLIGKGGTDIPQSSAMEHVAGYVLCLDMTARDIQDQCKSKGLPWTLAKAFNTSCPISDFIPKEKIPDPGNINLWLKVNDTVKQNGSTSQMIFSIPYLINYISQIISLEEGDLILTGTPKGVSSVQEQDVLQAGIDGIVTMMFKVDRKS, from the coding sequence ATGAGCGCAAGGAATATTGCCCGCTTTTGGGAATGGGGAAGGAAAATTATATGCGTCGGGAGAAACTATGCAGATCACGCCATCGAGCTCAAAAACGCAGTTCCCAGCGAACCCGTGCTGTTCCTGAAGCCCCCGTCTGCTTACGTCACGGAAGGGTCTCCGATCCTGCTTCCCTTCTACACCAGCATACTCCACCATGAAGTCGAGCTGGGGGTGCTGATTGGTAAAGGGGGAACCGATATTCCTCAATCGTCAGCCATGGAGCATGTGGCTGGATATGTGTTATGCCTTGACATGACAGCTCGGGACATTCAGGACCAATGCAAGTCCAAAGGTCTTCCATGGACCCTGGCCAAAGCTTTCAACACCTCATGTCCCATCAGTGACTTTATCCCCAAGGAGAAGATCCCAGACCCAGGGAACATCAACCTGTGGTTGAAAGTGAACGATACTGTGAAACAGAATGGAAGCACATCCCAGATGATCTTTTCCATCCCGTATCTCATCAACTACATCAGCCAGATCATCTCTTTGGAGGAAGGGGATCTCATTCTCACTGGGACCCCCAAAGGAGTGTCAAGTGTCCAGGAACAAGATGTACTTCAAGCTGGGATTGACGGCATTGTGACCATGATGTTTAAAGTTGATCGGAAAAGTTGA